Proteins encoded together in one Methanobrevibacter sp. V74 window:
- a CDS encoding ATP-binding cassette domain-containing protein, with product MELKGTNISFKYPLAKEFLLKDIDIYLDNNKIIGLVGDSGIGKSTLCEILSGYLTNFEGNVELDGEKLPQKEFCPVQLIYQHPEKVMNPKWKMKDVLEESWNVDDNLLDEFGIQKSWFTRFPQELSGGELQRFSVLRALNPKTKFLIADEMTTMLDAITQVQILDAVLKIVRQRKMGFLLVSHDMDLVNTICDDIIYFEDINGI from the coding sequence ATGGAACTTAAAGGAACAAACATTTCATTTAAATATCCACTAGCAAAAGAATTCTTACTAAAGGATATTGACATATATCTGGACAACAATAAAATCATAGGTTTAGTTGGAGATAGTGGTATTGGAAAATCAACACTATGCGAAATACTATCTGGATACCTAACAAATTTTGAAGGAAATGTGGAACTTGATGGGGAAAAATTACCTCAAAAAGAGTTCTGCCCAGTGCAATTAATTTACCAGCACCCAGAAAAGGTAATGAATCCGAAATGGAAAATGAAAGATGTCCTTGAAGAATCCTGGAATGTTGACGATAATCTTTTAGACGAATTCGGAATTCAAAAATCTTGGTTTACCCGATTTCCTCAAGAACTTTCAGGAGGAGAACTTCAAAGATTTTCCGTATTAAGAGCTCTCAATCCAAAAACAAAGTTCTTAATTGCAGATGAAATGACAACGATGCTTGATGCAATAACACAAGTGCAAATTCTAGATGCTGTGTTGAAAATAGTTCGCCAAAGAAAAATGGGATTTTTGCTTGTAAGTCATGATATGGATCTTGTTAATACAATCTGTGATGACATAATCTATTTTGAA